A stretch of the Mycobacterium sp. ITM-2016-00317 genome encodes the following:
- a CDS encoding phospho-sugar mutase yields MTPSLRTAVQEWLSHDPDPGAAEELAACGPDELAARFDGSLTFGTAGLRGPLRAGPNGMNLAVVLRATWAVARVLADRGLGGAPVVVGYDARHRSSEFGRAAAEVFSAQGFSVTLMPFPVPTPAVAFAVRDTGAAAGVQITASHNPPSDNGYKVYFAGGLQIVSPTDRDIEHAISSAPPADEIPRRAVDASGTELLRAYVERTATVRHTAGTARIALTPMHGVGGEFALDALALAGFDDVHVVESQFAPDPDFPTVAFPNPEEPGAAALLTALADEVGADLAIALDPDADRCAIGVPTPDGWRMLSGDETGWLFGEYLLTGRDNSATVVASTVVSSRMLAAIAAEHGARHVETLTGFKWLARADEGLDATLVYAYEEAIGHCVDPDAVRDKDGISAAVLAADLVVALRDRGLSVLDALDELARRHGVHSTVAVTRRVDSAQQAAALMARLRAAPPEAVAGFAVTAADLAPRTDALVFTGGDDMTSVRVVIRPSGTEPKVKCYIEIRCSGELDAARARAARVQNAVAVAVRDWA; encoded by the coding sequence GTGACCCCGTCCTTGCGCACCGCCGTGCAGGAATGGCTCTCCCACGACCCCGATCCCGGTGCGGCCGAGGAGCTGGCCGCATGCGGTCCCGACGAACTCGCCGCGCGCTTCGACGGGTCCCTGACGTTCGGCACCGCGGGCCTGCGCGGGCCGCTGCGCGCCGGCCCCAACGGCATGAATCTGGCCGTGGTGCTGCGCGCGACATGGGCGGTGGCCCGGGTGCTGGCCGACCGCGGACTGGGCGGCGCGCCGGTGGTGGTCGGCTACGACGCCCGCCACCGCTCGTCCGAGTTCGGCCGGGCCGCCGCCGAAGTGTTTTCCGCACAGGGATTTTCCGTGACGCTGATGCCGTTCCCGGTGCCCACGCCCGCGGTGGCATTCGCGGTGCGCGACACCGGCGCCGCAGCCGGGGTGCAGATCACCGCGTCCCACAACCCGCCGAGCGACAACGGCTACAAGGTGTACTTCGCCGGCGGCCTGCAGATCGTCTCCCCCACCGACCGCGACATCGAGCACGCCATCTCCTCCGCTCCGCCGGCCGACGAGATCCCCCGCCGCGCCGTCGACGCGTCGGGCACCGAGCTGTTGCGGGCGTACGTCGAACGCACCGCCACCGTGCGGCACACCGCCGGCACCGCCCGGATCGCACTGACCCCGATGCACGGCGTGGGCGGCGAATTCGCCCTCGACGCACTGGCACTGGCCGGATTCGACGACGTGCACGTCGTCGAATCCCAGTTCGCGCCGGACCCCGACTTCCCGACGGTGGCGTTCCCGAATCCCGAGGAACCGGGCGCCGCAGCGCTGTTGACCGCACTGGCCGACGAGGTCGGCGCCGACCTCGCGATCGCACTCGATCCCGACGCCGACCGGTGCGCAATCGGCGTGCCCACCCCGGACGGCTGGCGGATGCTCTCCGGCGACGAGACCGGTTGGCTGTTCGGCGAATACCTGCTCACCGGCCGTGACAACTCCGCCACCGTGGTGGCCAGCACCGTGGTGTCGTCGCGGATGCTGGCCGCCATCGCCGCCGAGCACGGGGCGCGCCATGTGGAGACGCTGACCGGGTTCAAGTGGCTGGCGCGCGCCGACGAAGGCCTGGACGCGACGCTGGTGTACGCCTACGAGGAGGCCATCGGGCACTGCGTGGACCCTGACGCGGTGCGGGACAAGGACGGGATCAGCGCCGCGGTGCTTGCGGCCGATCTGGTGGTGGCACTGCGGGATCGCGGCCTGAGCGTGCTCGACGCGCTCGACGAACTGGCCCGCCGGCACGGCGTGCACAGTACCGTCGCGGTGACCCGCCGGGTCGACTCGGCGCAGCAGGCCGCGGCGCTGATGGCGCGGCTGCGCGCCGCCCCACCGGAGGCGGTGGCCGGGTTCGCGGTCACTGCAGCCGATCTCGCGCCGCGCACCGACGCGCTGGTGTTCACCGGCGGCGACGACATGACATCGGTGCGGGTGGTGATCCGCCCGTCCGGCACCGAACCGAAAGTCAAGTGCTACATCGAGATCCGGTGTTCCGGAGAGTTGGACGCCGCCCGGGCACGGGCGGCGCGGGTGCAGAACGCCGTGGCCGTCGCGGTGCGGGACTGGGCTTAG
- a CDS encoding MarR family transcriptional regulator, translating into MNRESERAFSAATELRESLMAVARQLRRHRPDNGLTLSQMQLLGEISRAGVTTPAELGIRMHVRVQSLTDSLNELESRGLVARRPDENDRRRQLVEITADGVTLLEADRAERDAWLHQTMRDSLSELEFDLLMLVAPVLRKLAER; encoded by the coding sequence ATGAATCGGGAGTCAGAGCGGGCGTTCTCGGCCGCGACCGAACTGCGGGAATCGCTGATGGCGGTGGCACGGCAGCTGCGCCGGCATCGCCCGGACAACGGCCTGACCCTGAGCCAGATGCAGCTGCTCGGCGAGATCAGCCGCGCCGGCGTGACCACCCCTGCCGAGCTCGGCATCCGGATGCACGTCCGCGTGCAATCGCTGACCGACTCGCTCAACGAGTTGGAGTCGCGGGGGCTGGTCGCGCGCCGGCCCGACGAGAACGACCGCCGCCGCCAGCTGGTCGAGATCACCGCCGACGGCGTCACGCTGCTGGAGGCCGACCGCGCCGAGCGCGACGCCTGGCTGCACCAGACGATGCGCGACAGCCTGTCCGAGCTGGAGTTCGACCTGCTGATGCTGGTGGCGCCGGTCCTGCGCAAGCTCGCGGAGAGGTGA
- a CDS encoding helix-turn-helix domain-containing protein gives MVASGTPTGPTLDHAVAFLTAAADVDVAVMVGTDPSGADRMHMKVGAAAGSGRSELEVLRHELLTIDKDVRHGVTDWRVASQLVNRALDGVAGAVTSAAVRVGAEEFGVLTCARLRPQRFTAGETALVAAVAHQGAVAIRLAVLTDELASRNRLNWFLRDLSAGRLGPEELRRRAAAVGIDTAERHVFVVGSVSALSMPRGETGAVSVALGDLLAKGSVLPAGTLYASTPHQTVAVVPWQGDDQSIDALRMPLLEVCSRLRSAGRAVTFGVSAPVSATAELSGALAEAREAMAIGSGLDNPNGVFTLDDVGHHLLLMRVSGADSIRDRYATAITRIAEYDRVKGTELLETLSVFLHYRSQSAASRELYVHRNTLNQRLTRAANLSGVDVLEPSEWFPLQLALKVHQSRAGEPRRTHPGNEPDEAG, from the coding sequence ATGGTCGCGTCGGGCACCCCGACGGGTCCCACGCTGGACCACGCGGTCGCGTTCCTCACCGCGGCGGCCGACGTCGACGTCGCGGTCATGGTCGGGACGGACCCGTCGGGTGCGGACCGGATGCACATGAAGGTCGGTGCCGCGGCCGGGTCCGGCCGGTCAGAGCTTGAGGTGCTGCGGCACGAACTGCTGACCATCGACAAGGACGTCCGGCACGGGGTCACCGACTGGCGGGTCGCTTCGCAACTGGTCAACCGTGCGCTCGACGGCGTCGCCGGTGCGGTGACGAGTGCGGCGGTCCGGGTCGGCGCGGAGGAATTCGGTGTGCTGACCTGCGCGCGCCTGCGCCCGCAGCGGTTCACCGCCGGGGAGACCGCGCTGGTTGCGGCGGTGGCGCATCAGGGCGCGGTTGCGATCAGGCTGGCGGTGCTGACCGACGAACTGGCCTCGCGCAACCGGCTGAACTGGTTCCTGCGCGATCTTTCCGCGGGACGGCTGGGGCCCGAAGAGTTGCGGCGCCGCGCAGCGGCGGTCGGGATCGACACCGCCGAACGCCACGTGTTCGTGGTCGGCAGCGTGTCGGCGCTGTCGATGCCGCGCGGTGAGACCGGCGCGGTCAGCGTCGCGCTCGGGGATCTGCTGGCCAAGGGGTCGGTGCTGCCCGCAGGCACGCTGTACGCGTCGACACCGCATCAGACCGTGGCGGTGGTGCCGTGGCAGGGCGACGACCAGTCGATCGACGCGCTACGGATGCCGCTGCTGGAAGTGTGTTCCCGGCTCCGGTCTGCCGGACGTGCGGTCACTTTCGGTGTGTCGGCGCCTGTCTCGGCGACCGCCGAGCTCAGCGGCGCCCTCGCCGAGGCGCGTGAGGCGATGGCGATCGGCAGCGGCCTGGACAATCCGAACGGGGTCTTCACCCTCGACGACGTCGGGCACCATCTGCTGCTGATGCGGGTGTCGGGGGCGGACTCGATCCGCGACCGCTACGCCACCGCGATCACCCGCATCGCCGAGTACGACAGGGTCAAGGGCACCGAGCTGTTGGAGACGCTGTCGGTGTTCCTGCACTATCGCAGTCAGAGCGCCGCCAGCCGGGAACTCTACGTGCACCGCAACACCCTCAACCAGCGCCTGACGCGGGCGGCCAATCTCAGCGGCGTCGACGTGCTGGAACCCTCGGAATGGTTCCCGTTGCAGCTGGCGCTGAAGGTGCACCAGTCCCGGGCTGGGGAGCCGCGGCGTACGCACCCGGGCAACGAACCCGACGAGGCCGGCTAA
- a CDS encoding purine-nucleoside phosphorylase — translation MRSVEDPAASAERAADALRTRTGSGVHDVAVVLGSGWAPAAAQLGDPTAAVPMAELPGFTPPSAQGHGGQVLSLRVGAHRVLVLLGRIHAYEGHDLRHVVHPVRTACAAGVHTVVLTNAAGGLRNDFSVGQPVLISDHLNLTARSPLVGAQFVDLVDAYSPRLRALAREIEPDLADGVYAGLPGPHYETPAEIRMLRTLGADLVGMSTVHETIAARAAGADVLGISLVTNLAAGMTGQPLSHDEVLEAGRQSATRMGSLLSSVISRL, via the coding sequence CTGCGGTCTGTGGAAGACCCTGCGGCATCGGCCGAACGTGCGGCCGACGCGCTGCGCACACGCACCGGTAGCGGCGTCCACGACGTCGCCGTGGTGCTCGGTTCCGGGTGGGCGCCGGCCGCGGCGCAGCTCGGGGATCCGACCGCCGCGGTGCCGATGGCCGAGCTGCCCGGGTTCACCCCGCCCAGCGCGCAGGGCCACGGCGGCCAGGTGCTGTCGCTGCGGGTCGGCGCGCACCGCGTGCTGGTGCTGCTCGGCCGCATCCACGCCTACGAAGGGCACGACCTGCGCCATGTGGTGCATCCGGTGCGCACCGCGTGCGCGGCCGGCGTGCACACCGTGGTGCTGACCAACGCCGCGGGCGGGCTGCGCAACGACTTCTCCGTCGGCCAGCCCGTGCTGATCAGCGACCACCTGAACCTGACCGCGCGCTCCCCACTGGTGGGCGCGCAGTTCGTGGACCTGGTCGACGCGTACTCGCCGCGGCTGCGCGCGCTGGCCCGCGAGATCGAGCCGGACCTGGCCGACGGCGTGTACGCCGGGCTGCCCGGCCCGCACTACGAGACGCCGGCCGAGATCCGGATGCTGCGCACATTGGGCGCGGACCTGGTCGGCATGTCGACGGTGCACGAGACCATCGCGGCGCGGGCCGCCGGTGCGGACGTGCTGGGCATCTCGCTGGTGACGAACCTGGCGGCGGGCATGACGGGTCAGCCGCTGAGCCACGACGAGGTGCTGGAGGCGGGCCGTCAGTCGGCCACCCGGATGGGATCCCTGCTCTCGTCGGTGATCTCCCGGCTCTGA
- a CDS encoding GAF domain-containing protein → MPDEPLAQVELRGVQHLARVLGSTTDVTVVAQGVADAIQAGRGNRDVYSYVYDTAAKELVLTGATESPAAEHVGVLRVAYGDGVTGWVAATKQSYLVAGEPAGDPRFLPYPGIGEERWGAIFSVPIVSPQEEPLGCITVWATTGHQFDPGEVAFVERMAALVAPVFGTARERQTGSRLVVVADG, encoded by the coding sequence ATGCCCGATGAACCGCTGGCCCAGGTGGAGTTGCGGGGCGTGCAACACCTGGCCCGGGTGCTCGGGTCGACGACCGACGTCACGGTCGTCGCGCAGGGCGTGGCGGACGCGATCCAGGCGGGCCGCGGGAACCGGGACGTGTACTCCTACGTCTACGACACCGCGGCCAAGGAACTGGTGTTGACCGGCGCCACCGAGAGCCCGGCCGCCGAGCATGTCGGTGTCCTGCGAGTCGCCTACGGGGACGGCGTCACCGGGTGGGTGGCCGCGACCAAGCAGAGTTATCTCGTGGCCGGCGAGCCCGCCGGAGATCCCCGGTTCCTGCCCTACCCCGGTATCGGGGAGGAGCGTTGGGGCGCGATCTTCTCGGTGCCGATCGTGTCCCCGCAGGAGGAGCCGCTCGGCTGTATCACGGTGTGGGCCACCACCGGTCACCAATTCGATCCGGGTGAGGTGGCCTTCGTCGAGCGGATGGCGGCGCTGGTCGCGCCGGTGTTCGGCACGGCCAGGGAGCGGCAGACCGGCAGCCGGTTGGTCGTGGTGGCCGACGGCTGA
- a CDS encoding IS110 family transposase, which yields MVVVGTDVHKRTHTFVAVDAVGRKLAEKVVPATTGGHLKALAWARQEFGNDLLWGIEDCRNLSARLERDLLTAGQSVVRVAPKLMSQSRASARTRGKSDPIDALAVAQAVLRPDLPIAAHDAISRELKLLTDRREDLVCQRTSTINRLRQRVHELDPAAEPKPASLHRANPCAVLSAWLDTQSGVLAELARDELADVMRLTEAIDALAARIGERVREVAPSLLALPGCGELTAAKIVGETATISRFRSEAAYARHTGTAPIPVWSGNTAGRVRLNRSGNRQLNAALHRIAITQIRLTDSAGQRYYRNRLADGKATKEALRCLKRHLARTVYRRLHADEHPRESHPKRDTPAAA from the coding sequence ATGGTGGTCGTTGGAACCGATGTACACAAGCGCACTCACACCTTCGTCGCCGTTGATGCGGTCGGGCGCAAACTCGCTGAAAAGGTCGTACCTGCCACGACGGGCGGGCACCTCAAGGCGTTGGCGTGGGCGCGCCAAGAGTTCGGCAACGACCTGCTGTGGGGTATCGAGGACTGCCGCAATCTGTCGGCGCGTTTGGAACGTGATCTGCTTACCGCCGGTCAGTCGGTGGTACGGGTCGCCCCCAAACTCATGTCGCAAAGCCGCGCCTCGGCACGAACCCGCGGCAAGTCCGATCCGATCGATGCGTTGGCGGTCGCGCAGGCGGTGCTGCGGCCCGATCTGCCGATCGCCGCCCATGACGCGATCTCGCGTGAACTGAAGTTGTTGACTGATCGCCGTGAAGACCTTGTCTGCCAGCGCACTTCGACGATCAACCGCCTTCGGCAGCGGGTTCATGAGCTCGATCCCGCTGCCGAACCCAAGCCTGCATCGCTGCACCGCGCCAATCCCTGCGCCGTGTTGAGCGCGTGGCTGGACACTCAATCGGGAGTGCTGGCCGAGCTGGCCCGCGATGAGCTCGCCGACGTGATGCGCCTGACCGAGGCCATCGACGCGTTGGCTGCCCGTATCGGTGAGCGCGTCCGCGAGGTAGCCCCATCCCTGCTGGCACTGCCTGGCTGCGGTGAGCTCACCGCGGCCAAAATCGTCGGCGAGACCGCGACCATCAGCCGGTTCCGCAGCGAGGCCGCGTACGCCCGCCACACCGGGACCGCCCCGATCCCGGTCTGGTCCGGAAACACCGCGGGCCGGGTCCGGCTCAACCGCTCAGGCAATCGTCAACTCAACGCCGCGCTGCATCGCATCGCCATCACACAGATCCGACTGACCGACAGTGCCGGACAGCGTTACTACCGCAACCGTCTCGCCGACGGCAAAGCCACCAAGGAAGCCCTGCGCTGCCTCAAACGCCACCTCGCCCGCACCGTCTACCGCCGCCTACACGCTGACGAGCACCCCCGAGAAAGCCACCCCAAACGCGACACACCAGCCGCCGCTTGA
- a CDS encoding M20 family metallopeptidase — translation MSVLKHAAARWLSEHHDDLIGWRRHLHRHPELGRQEFKTTQFVASLLADAGLNPKVLPGGTGLTCDFGPDDAPRVALRADMDALPMAERTGLPFASEVPNVAHACGHDGHTAVLLGAAMAMASETELSVGVRLIFQAAEELMPGGALDAIAAGALTGVSRIFALHCDPHLPVGRVAVKPGPITSAADHIEVTLHSPGGHTSRPHLTGDLVYALGTLITGVPGVLSRRIDPRNSTVMVWGAVHAGMAANAIPQTGTLTGTIRTASRETWLTLEGIVQETISSLLAPLGVEHVLQYRRGVPPVVNEEISTRIMTHAIEEIGPGVLADTKQSGGGEDFSWYLEEVPGAMARLGVWSGRGPQLDLHQPTFDLDERALGVGVRLMVNLVEQSAAAL, via the coding sequence ATGAGTGTGTTGAAGCATGCGGCTGCGCGTTGGCTCAGCGAGCACCACGACGACCTGATCGGGTGGCGACGGCACCTGCACCGCCACCCGGAGCTCGGGCGCCAGGAATTCAAGACGACGCAGTTCGTGGCCTCGCTGCTGGCCGACGCCGGCCTCAACCCGAAGGTGCTGCCCGGCGGGACGGGGCTGACGTGCGACTTCGGTCCCGACGACGCACCGCGGGTGGCGCTGCGCGCGGACATGGACGCGTTGCCGATGGCCGAGCGCACCGGTCTGCCGTTCGCGTCGGAGGTGCCGAACGTCGCGCACGCCTGCGGGCACGACGGGCACACCGCGGTGCTGCTCGGCGCGGCGATGGCGATGGCCTCGGAGACCGAGCTTTCGGTGGGGGTGCGGCTGATCTTCCAGGCCGCCGAGGAGTTGATGCCCGGCGGTGCGCTCGACGCCATCGCCGCGGGCGCGCTGACCGGGGTGTCGCGGATCTTCGCGTTGCACTGCGATCCGCACCTGCCGGTGGGCCGGGTCGCGGTGAAGCCGGGGCCGATCACCTCGGCGGCCGACCACATCGAGGTGACGCTGCACTCGCCGGGCGGGCACACCTCGCGCCCGCATCTGACCGGCGATCTGGTCTATGCGCTGGGCACGCTGATCACCGGGGTGCCGGGGGTGCTGTCGCGGCGCATCGATCCGCGCAACAGCACGGTGATGGTGTGGGGCGCGGTGCACGCCGGGATGGCCGCGAACGCGATCCCGCAGACCGGCACGCTGACCGGAACCATCCGCACGGCCAGCCGCGAGACCTGGTTGACGCTCGAAGGCATCGTGCAGGAGACGATCTCGTCGCTGCTGGCGCCGCTGGGCGTCGAGCACGTGCTGCAGTACCGCCGGGGTGTGCCCCCGGTGGTCAACGAGGAGATCTCCACCCGGATCATGACCCACGCGATCGAGGAGATCGGGCCCGGCGTGCTGGCCGACACCAAGCAGTCCGGCGGCGGCGAGGACTTCTCCTGGTATCTGGAGGAGGTGCCCGGCGCGATGGCGCGGCTGGGGGTGTGGAGTGGGCGCGGCCCGCAGCTGGATCTGCACCAGCCCACGTTCGACCTCGACGAGCGCGCGCTCGGTGTCGGTGTGCGACTGATGGTCAACCTCGTCGAGCAGAGCGCGGCCGCGCTGTAG
- a CDS encoding AbrB family transcriptional regulator, which translates to MTTWAFWRQIPGWALLLALTVAVTVPLTLVGVPSAALFAALVVGIAVALWSRGPTAVPRRLGVAAQGVLGVYIGTMVQQDALPALKDDWAIVLAVVLGTLVLSVIAGALLGLRRDVTPLTGSLALVAGGASGLVAIARELGGDDRVVAVVQYLRVALVTASMPVVVTLIYHADRSHSVVEAARTDSAPWYLSVAMMTALVLVGATGGRLIRLPGAGLLGPLALTVALEVSGLSFGLTVPVLLVQAGYMLIGWQAGLAFTRESLREIGRLLPAAVALIVFLGVATAGLGVLLARVAGLTPLEGYLATSPGGVYAVLATAVETGSNVTFVVAAQVLRILLMLFAAPLLAHGVLWATRRFGRNRDQSREITDESRDPIRVAD; encoded by the coding sequence ATGACGACGTGGGCATTCTGGCGACAAATCCCGGGCTGGGCGCTGCTTCTTGCGCTCACCGTCGCGGTGACCGTTCCGCTGACCCTGGTGGGGGTGCCGTCGGCGGCGCTGTTCGCGGCACTGGTGGTCGGGATCGCGGTGGCGTTGTGGTCCCGAGGTCCCACAGCGGTCCCGCGCAGACTCGGCGTCGCGGCCCAGGGCGTGCTCGGTGTCTACATCGGCACGATGGTCCAGCAGGACGCGCTGCCCGCGCTGAAGGACGACTGGGCGATCGTGCTCGCCGTCGTGCTCGGCACGCTGGTGCTCAGTGTGATCGCCGGTGCGCTGCTCGGACTGCGCCGCGACGTGACGCCACTGACCGGCTCACTGGCGCTGGTCGCCGGCGGCGCGTCCGGTCTGGTCGCGATCGCGCGCGAGCTCGGCGGCGACGACCGCGTGGTGGCGGTCGTGCAGTACCTGCGGGTCGCGCTGGTCACCGCGTCGATGCCGGTCGTGGTCACCCTTATCTATCACGCCGACCGCTCCCACAGTGTGGTCGAAGCCGCCCGCACCGACTCGGCGCCCTGGTATCTGAGCGTCGCGATGATGACGGCATTGGTGCTGGTCGGGGCCACCGGGGGCCGGTTGATCCGGTTGCCGGGCGCGGGCCTGCTGGGTCCGCTGGCGTTGACGGTCGCGCTCGAGGTCAGCGGGCTGTCGTTCGGGCTGACGGTGCCGGTGCTGCTGGTGCAGGCCGGCTACATGCTGATCGGCTGGCAGGCAGGGCTGGCGTTCACCCGGGAGTCGCTGCGCGAGATCGGTCGGCTGCTGCCCGCCGCGGTGGCGCTGATCGTGTTCCTCGGGGTCGCGACCGCCGGGCTGGGGGTGCTGCTGGCCCGCGTCGCCGGGCTGACCCCGCTGGAGGGATATCTGGCGACCAGTCCCGGCGGGGTGTACGCGGTGCTGGCCACGGCGGTGGAGACCGGCTCCAACGTCACGTTCGTCGTCGCCGCGCAGGTGTTGCGCATCCTGCTGATGCTTTTCGCGGCGCCGTTGCTGGCGCACGGGGTGTTGTGGGCGACCCGCCGGTTCGGCCGCAACCGCGATCAGAGCCGGGAGATCACCGACGAGAGCAGGGATCCCATCCGGGTGGCCGACTGA
- a CDS encoding TetR/AcrR family transcriptional regulator: MAKPVATRGFARERVLEAALELFADYGVSGTSLQMIADRLGVTKAAVYYQFHSKDDITLAVVRPVFDDIEHLLRIAETLPTAATRRNVAAAGMVELIIRHRRISSVFYGDPTVHRLLEDNDEFRRIGDRLAVALLGPDPDTATRVAISMLIAGVHGCVTDPTIADLDDAELQQVLLALTKTFLDVCVPIA, translated from the coding sequence ATGGCCAAGCCGGTTGCGACCCGGGGTTTCGCCCGCGAGCGGGTGCTCGAGGCCGCCCTGGAACTGTTCGCCGACTACGGCGTCAGCGGCACCTCGCTACAGATGATCGCCGACCGGCTCGGGGTGACCAAGGCCGCCGTCTACTACCAGTTCCACTCCAAAGACGACATCACGCTGGCCGTGGTCCGACCGGTCTTCGACGACATCGAGCATCTGCTGCGGATCGCCGAGACGCTGCCGACCGCCGCGACCCGGCGCAACGTCGCAGCCGCCGGCATGGTCGAACTGATCATCCGGCACCGCCGCATCTCCAGCGTGTTCTACGGCGACCCGACCGTGCACCGGCTGCTCGAAGACAACGACGAGTTCCGCCGGATCGGCGACCGGCTCGCCGTAGCGCTGCTCGGCCCTGACCCGGACACCGCCACCCGGGTGGCGATCTCGATGCTCATCGCCGGCGTCCACGGCTGTGTCACCGACCCGACGATCGCCGACCTCGACGACGCCGAACTCCAGCAGGTGCTGTTGGCGCTGACCAAAACGTTCCTCGACGTGTGCGTGCCGATCGCCTGA